A genome region from Nocardia sp. NBC_01730 includes the following:
- a CDS encoding cytochrome c oxidase assembly protein, whose translation MYANRWDVGFVRVVAAVVSFVLVVGAVLAMGEFPYHAAGTAYPGLADALGYVLLRTVAALTGAVTLGALVYAVCCTQVTAPGRMTVDGYAGLRLAERAGLVWLVSALALIPVTAANVGGLTVSALVRTGALGALIDASEKPDAWIVVAALAAVVSLGARLTLSWTGAAVLTMLAAVAVLPPAMVGNAGEGPNHDYGTGAMILFQVAVSVLPGLTWCVADHVRRDGSHVLVAVRRAAVIGALCLVTAVLSGLVLTMVLLPWSAVFTTGYGRAGLGAAAALASTGCTLWSAYRTRVPQARSAFVIACGGAFSAVALSALVVMAVQPAPAFVDRSCTAQEVLLGFDLPDRPTLWRLMTLWRFDLVLGTAALAGIVVYILGVLRLRRRGDHWSRWRTASWVGGCLALLIATSSGIGTYGFAMFSMHMITHMALNMFVPVLLVLGAPVTLLLRAVPAAGRGAMHGPREWVLALLHAKPTAVLAYPGTAIALFVISLYGLYFSPLFENLIRYHWGHVLMNVHFLIVGYLFYWGIIGIDPGPRRLPHLGRLGMLFVVMPFHAFFGVAVMSMNTVVGLRFYRNLQLEWPIDLLADQRVGGGIAWVSGEIPILLVVGALLTQWVAQDRRTATRTDRKDDEYGDSDLAAYNAMLDQLARTRR comes from the coding sequence GTGTACGCGAATCGCTGGGACGTCGGCTTCGTTCGGGTGGTCGCGGCGGTGGTGTCGTTCGTGCTCGTCGTCGGGGCGGTCCTCGCGATGGGTGAGTTTCCATATCACGCGGCCGGCACCGCCTATCCCGGGCTCGCGGACGCGCTGGGCTATGTGCTGTTGCGGACGGTGGCAGCACTCACAGGTGCGGTGACGCTCGGCGCCCTCGTCTACGCGGTGTGCTGCACGCAGGTCACCGCACCCGGGCGGATGACGGTCGACGGGTACGCGGGCCTGCGACTCGCCGAGCGCGCGGGCCTGGTCTGGCTGGTATCGGCGCTGGCGTTGATACCGGTGACGGCGGCGAATGTGGGCGGGCTGACCGTTTCCGCTCTGGTCCGTACCGGTGCGCTCGGTGCGCTGATCGATGCGAGCGAGAAACCGGACGCGTGGATCGTCGTCGCGGCGCTGGCCGCCGTGGTGAGCCTCGGCGCGCGGCTGACGTTGTCTTGGACGGGGGCCGCCGTGCTGACCATGCTCGCGGCGGTGGCCGTGCTGCCGCCCGCGATGGTCGGCAATGCGGGCGAAGGGCCGAACCACGACTACGGCACCGGCGCGATGATCCTCTTCCAGGTCGCCGTCTCGGTACTGCCAGGGCTGACCTGGTGCGTGGCAGATCACGTGCGGCGCGATGGATCGCACGTGCTCGTCGCGGTCCGGCGTGCGGCCGTCATCGGGGCGCTGTGCCTGGTGACCGCAGTACTCAGCGGGTTGGTGCTCACGATGGTGCTATTGCCGTGGTCCGCTGTGTTCACCACCGGGTACGGCAGGGCCGGTCTGGGCGCGGCGGCGGCGCTCGCCTCGACCGGGTGCACGCTGTGGTCGGCGTACCGAACGCGCGTGCCGCAAGCGCGGTCGGCTTTCGTAATCGCCTGTGGTGGGGCATTTTCCGCGGTAGCGCTCAGCGCGCTGGTAGTGATGGCCGTGCAACCCGCGCCCGCGTTCGTCGACCGGTCGTGCACAGCGCAAGAGGTGCTTCTCGGCTTCGATCTGCCCGATCGGCCCACCTTGTGGCGACTGATGACGCTGTGGCGCTTCGATCTCGTGCTCGGCACGGCGGCGCTCGCCGGAATCGTGGTGTATATCCTCGGCGTGCTGCGGCTGCGTCGCCGCGGCGACCACTGGTCACGGTGGCGGACCGCATCCTGGGTGGGCGGCTGTCTGGCTCTGCTGATCGCCACCTCCTCGGGCATCGGCACCTACGGCTTCGCGATGTTCAGCATGCACATGATCACGCACATGGCGCTCAATATGTTCGTTCCGGTGCTGCTCGTACTCGGCGCCCCGGTGACGCTGCTGCTGCGAGCCGTCCCGGCGGCCGGGCGCGGCGCGATGCACGGGCCACGTGAATGGGTGCTCGCGCTGTTGCACGCCAAGCCGACCGCCGTGCTGGCCTACCCGGGCACCGCGATCGCGCTGTTCGTGATCTCGCTGTACGGACTGTATTTCAGCCCGCTGTTCGAGAACCTGATCCGCTACCACTGGGGGCATGTGCTGATGAACGTGCACTTCCTGATCGTCGGCTACCTGTTCTACTGGGGCATCATCGGCATCGATCCCGGCCCGCGCAGACTGCCGCACCTGGGGCGGCTGGGCATGTTGTTCGTGGTAATGCCGTTCCACGCGTTCTTCGGCGTCGCCGTGATGTCGATGAATACTGTTGTCGGCCTGCGTTTCTACCGCAATCTGCAGTTGGAGTGGCCGATCGACCTTCTGGCCGACCAGCGCGTCGGCGGTGGCATCGCCTGGGTTTCCGGTGAGATCCCGATCCTGCTCGTAGTGGGCGCTCTGCTCACGCAGTGGGTGGCCCAGGATCGGCGCACCGCGACGCGCACCGACCGCAAGGACGACGAGTACGGCGACTCCGATCTGGCCGCCTACAACGCTATGCTCGACCAGCTGGCCCGTACCCGGCGCTGA
- a CDS encoding MFS transporter, which produces MQTRPTVRMDRLTTVSVTGVLTAAMAFSMLQLFVLGALGPRIVPDLGMSTTRLGLTTTMGFGTAALLSPLAGRAVDLLGPRRCLIALLQIVAVALGLIAAAPGYAILLLAVALGGIPQALANPATNKAIVAVIAPTDRAGVTGTKQSGVQLGAIAAGLPLTALAASAGWRPAVWVAAGIALLIALWVWRTLPADPPRQSPQGSGVDDGQQQRGTDSVVRWLALYSVFLGAAMASINTYLALFGERRLGLGAAAAGTLVAVLGVAGIAGRIGWARIAGNPSAAVVLPAGLAAGSAVAALLLAAAPLVDGLVWVAVIAVGIFGMAGNAVSMVLVIQRSAPGRAGRNSALVSAGFFAGFAAGPPLFGATVPSIGYSSGWLVVAAEFVVAATVAALWALRDRASGDRSPA; this is translated from the coding sequence GTGCAGACACGCCCGACGGTTCGGATGGACCGGCTGACAACAGTATCGGTGACCGGGGTGCTGACAGCGGCCATGGCTTTCTCGATGCTGCAGTTGTTCGTGCTCGGTGCCCTCGGCCCGCGGATTGTGCCGGATCTCGGGATGTCGACTACGAGATTGGGATTGACGACAACGATGGGATTCGGGACAGCGGCGCTGCTGTCGCCGCTGGCCGGTCGGGCGGTGGATCTGCTGGGTCCACGACGATGCCTGATTGCGTTACTGCAGATTGTCGCGGTCGCCCTCGGGCTGATCGCCGCAGCACCCGGATATGCGATTCTGCTGTTGGCTGTGGCGCTGGGTGGCATTCCGCAGGCATTGGCCAATCCCGCTACGAACAAAGCGATCGTGGCGGTGATCGCTCCGACCGACCGGGCAGGGGTAACCGGCACGAAGCAGTCCGGTGTTCAACTCGGCGCCATCGCGGCCGGATTGCCGCTGACCGCGCTGGCGGCTTCGGCGGGCTGGCGTCCGGCAGTGTGGGTGGCCGCGGGCATCGCGCTGCTGATCGCACTGTGGGTGTGGCGCACGCTGCCCGCCGACCCACCGCGACAAAGCCCTCAGGGCTCGGGCGTCGACGATGGGCAGCAGCAACGAGGTACCGACAGCGTGGTGCGCTGGCTGGCACTGTACTCAGTGTTCCTCGGCGCAGCCATGGCGTCGATCAACACCTACCTCGCGCTGTTCGGAGAACGAAGGCTCGGGCTCGGCGCCGCTGCCGCCGGAACACTTGTCGCCGTGCTCGGCGTAGCGGGCATCGCGGGACGCATCGGCTGGGCCCGTATCGCTGGAAACCCAAGTGCGGCAGTGGTACTGCCCGCGGGGTTGGCGGCCGGGTCCGCAGTTGCCGCTCTTCTGCTGGCTGCCGCCCCACTGGTCGACGGATTGGTGTGGGTCGCGGTGATCGCGGTGGGAATCTTCGGGATGGCGGGCAACGCCGTGTCCATGGTGCTGGTGATCCAGCGCTCCGCTCCCGGTCGCGCCGGACGAAACTCGGCGCTGGTTTCCGCGGGGTTTTTCGCTGGATTCGCGGCAGGGCCACCGCTTTTCGGCGCCACGGTACCGTCGATCGGATACAGCAGCGGCTGGCTGGTCGTCGCGGCGGAATTCGTCGTCGCGGCCACGGTCGCGGCGCTGTGGGCACTCCGCGATCGGGCCTCCGGAGATCGGTCGCCTGCATGA
- a CDS encoding acyl-CoA dehydrogenase family protein, protein MGSFASHTRVPAAAAASVSLRERVESFVAERVIPDEARLDAGGAAAETARSGLAAAARTAGLWALPLPVELGGRGLPFAEYVCLAEAEGASDHGPTALGSASLLDVRMLQRHAGERIRETYLERLVSGELHAAYAMTEPDTPGTDPTLTATRATSAPDGTWTVSGRKWFVSGAMDADLITVLARTDGAAPDREGLSLLLVPTDTPGFRLVRELPVLGVGGQWEIAMDEVRLPQDHLIGERGRALPIARQRLQLGRTLRCLRWLGQAQRAYELMCARARTRTRSSGTLAERQLVQQHVFESLLAIRTTRPLVHKAAALIDAGHDARVESGLAKVAAARTLQQVADSAVQVYGAAGLGPDTALPGLLRMGRMARLLDGPDELHIESVARSVLR, encoded by the coding sequence ATGGGCTCGTTCGCATCTCACACCCGCGTGCCGGCCGCTGCCGCGGCTTCCGTGTCGCTGCGGGAGCGGGTGGAATCCTTTGTGGCTGAACGAGTGATACCTGACGAAGCCCGCCTCGACGCAGGAGGCGCCGCCGCCGAGACCGCACGGTCCGGGTTGGCCGCGGCCGCGCGCACGGCGGGGCTGTGGGCATTGCCGCTGCCGGTCGAGCTGGGCGGTCGAGGACTGCCTTTCGCCGAGTATGTGTGTTTGGCCGAAGCGGAAGGTGCCAGTGATCACGGCCCAACGGCGCTCGGATCGGCGTCACTGTTGGATGTCCGGATGCTGCAGCGCCATGCCGGCGAGCGGATTCGGGAGACTTACCTCGAGCGGCTGGTCTCCGGAGAACTCCATGCCGCCTACGCGATGACCGAACCCGACACACCGGGCACCGACCCGACCCTGACGGCGACTCGAGCGACTTCTGCTCCGGACGGGACGTGGACGGTGTCCGGCCGCAAGTGGTTCGTCAGCGGAGCCATGGACGCCGACCTGATCACTGTCCTGGCCCGAACCGACGGAGCGGCGCCCGACCGAGAAGGGCTCTCGTTGCTGCTGGTGCCCACCGACACTCCCGGCTTCCGGCTCGTGCGTGAGCTGCCGGTTCTCGGTGTCGGCGGCCAGTGGGAGATCGCTATGGACGAGGTCAGGCTGCCACAAGACCATCTCATCGGCGAGCGCGGGCGAGCGTTGCCGATCGCGAGGCAGCGACTGCAGCTCGGCCGGACGCTGCGCTGCCTACGCTGGCTCGGGCAGGCGCAGCGCGCCTATGAACTGATGTGCGCGCGAGCCAGGACGCGGACCCGGTCATCGGGAACGCTGGCCGAGCGGCAACTGGTTCAGCAGCATGTTTTCGAGTCGCTGCTGGCCATCCGAACCACCCGGCCCCTTGTGCACAAGGCGGCCGCACTCATCGACGCAGGCCATGACGCTCGCGTGGAATCCGGTTTGGCCAAGGTGGCCGCGGCTCGGACACTGCAGCAGGTGGCCGATTCCGCTGTGCAGGTGTACGGGGCTGCTGGGCTGGGTCCGGACACCGCGCTGCCCGGGCTGCTGCGGATGGGGCGGATGGCGCGCCTGCTCGATGGTCCGGATGAACTGCACATCGAGTCGGTGGCCAGGTCGGTGTTGCGCTGA